One Eurosta solidaginis isolate ZX-2024a chromosome 5, ASM4086904v1, whole genome shotgun sequence DNA segment encodes these proteins:
- the LOC137253988 gene encoding uncharacterized protein isoform X2, with the protein MKIPFLSRAEPKEPEPISYAAEFRDFLQNNAPLDFDTKMARARPFIFASFIAWPAYWMYRGMDWSNRAPVERSLVNYINRTFHHAKIMQFAILGLGLTFAMYEDSLLLQKVNNMLHGIDNVEYRGKDSVVD; encoded by the exons AACCCGAACCCATTTCGTATGCAGCAGAGTTTCGTGATTTTCTACAAAATAATGCACCACTTGATTTCGATACAAAAATGGCAAGAGCCCGACCATTCATCTTTGCGAGCTTTATAGCATGGCCAGCATATTGGATGTATCGTGGAATGGATTGGAGTAATCGAGCGCCTGTCGAACGTTCGCTGGTGAACTATATAAATAGG ACCTTTCATCATGCAAAAATTATGCAATTTGCCATACTCGGTTTGGGTTTGACTTTTGCCATGTATGAAGATAGCTTACTTTTACAGAAAGTCAATAATATGCTCCATGGTATCGATAATGTGGAATATAGGGGTAAAGATAGTGTGGTTGATTGA
- the LOC137253988 gene encoding uncharacterized protein isoform X1, with protein MKIPFLSRAEPKDLQNMEDDIGTCGCCSLLAEPEPISYAAEFRDFLQNNAPLDFDTKMARARPFIFASFIAWPAYWMYRGMDWSNRAPVERSLVNYINRTFHHAKIMQFAILGLGLTFAMYEDSLLLQKVNNMLHGIDNVEYRGKDSVVD; from the exons ATTTACAAAACATGGAAGATGATATCGGTACGTGTGGTTGTTGTTCACTACTTGCAGAACCCGAACCCATTTCGTATGCAGCAGAGTTTCGTGATTTTCTACAAAATAATGCACCACTTGATTTCGATACAAAAATGGCAAGAGCCCGACCATTCATCTTTGCGAGCTTTATAGCATGGCCAGCATATTGGATGTATCGTGGAATGGATTGGAGTAATCGAGCGCCTGTCGAACGTTCGCTGGTGAACTATATAAATAGG ACCTTTCATCATGCAAAAATTATGCAATTTGCCATACTCGGTTTGGGTTTGACTTTTGCCATGTATGAAGATAGCTTACTTTTACAGAAAGTCAATAATATGCTCCATGGTATCGATAATGTGGAATATAGGGGTAAAGATAGTGTGGTTGATTGA